A genomic region of Amphiura filiformis chromosome 6, Afil_fr2py, whole genome shotgun sequence contains the following coding sequences:
- the LOC140154861 gene encoding dynein regulatory complex protein 9-like, which produces MSELTSLDALYLGTVLEDTIDQLAILGKIMPQTFEGRPDANEMVGDEIGKIIDSQKQLETKYEDLISKRAELRAGSRKDAGKLRDNDNEIDNVVGGIRHATQTFSKSMKQSPLTADNLMKMQDDREFLQDVLAETLDEISSDRTFMALINSVTLERQKKEELQNTILKEEEGRKKIKSLQKQIQNVRVEREEEIQQRNQMIAHLKDQLQEMKAKTSMEGKYIQKDAEVAVGQTQKRCFLSEKDAKGEIELLKKKIDEEIRVNQEIEQYLKTHQQELEEKVEHWMEKYDKDVEAKTHELEVLKASKANDLARLQELTKLYGEYEQTVVEDRIEKEKERRKQEQELEELRSTVKLQAWWRGVMVRRQIGPYNKKKKKKGKKGKKSGKKKGKKK; this is translated from the exons ATGTCAGAATTGACATCACTAGATGCCCTTTATTTGGGCACAGTTCTAGAAGACACCATCGACCAACTAGCCATCTTGGGTAAAATCATGCCACAGACTTTTGAAGGAAGACCTGATGCAAATGAG aTGGTTGGAGatgaaattggcaaaattataGATAGCCAAAAGCAACTAGAAACTAAGTATGAAGATCTGATTTCAAAAAGAGCAGAACTTAGAGCAGGATCCAGAAAGGATGCAGGAAAGTTAAGGGATAATGATAATGAGATAGATAATGTGGTTGGAGGTATCCGACATGCTACCCAAACATTCTCTAAAAGTATGAAGCAAAGTCCATTGACAGCAGACAATCTCATGAAGATGCAAGATGATAG GGAATTTCTGCAAGATGTTTTAGCAGAAACTTTGGATGAAATTTCGAGTGACAGAACGTTTATGGCACTTATAAACTCTGTCACACTGGAAAGACAGAAGAAGGAAGAATTGCAGAACACCATTCTCAA GGAGGAAGAAGGCAGAAAGAAGATCAAGAGTCTTCAGAAGCAGATCCAAAATGTGCGAGTGGAGAGGGAGGAGGAGATCCAGCAGCGAAATCAGATGATAGCTCATCTTAAAGATCAGCTACAAGAGATGAAAGCCAAGACTAGTATGGAGGGCAAATATATTCAAAAAGATGCTGAGGTTGCTGTTGGGCAGACACAAAAGAGATGCTTCCTGAGTGAGAAAGATGCGAAGGGAGAAATAGAG CTGTTGAAGAAGAAAATAGATGAGGAAATCCGAGTCAATCAAGAAATAGAGCAGTACCTGAAGACTCACCAGCAAGAGTTGGAAGAGAAAGTAGAGCATTGGATGGAGAAATATGATAAAGATGTGGAAGCTAAGACCCATGAGCTGGAAGTCCTTAAAGCGTCCAAAGCCAATGATCTGGCTAGGTTGCAAGAACTCACAAAACTG TATGGTGAATATGAACAGACGGTGGTGGAAGATAGGATtgagaaggaaaaagaaagaagaaaacaagAACAGGAACTTGAAGAGCTCAGGTCAACTGTGAAG CTTCAAGCTTGGTGGCGTGGTGTTATGGTGCGCAGACAGATAGGTCCAtataacaaaaagaaaaagaagaagggaaagaaaggaaagaaatcagGAAAaaagaagggaaagaagaagTAG